Proteins from a single region of Leuconostoc gasicomitatum LMG 18811:
- a CDS encoding VOC family protein: MTEPDTGFSIINHIGITVSNLENSIIFYEALTGRKIANKDEISGKRMAETQGLENTLIKFANLHLGNVNIDILEYVEPKPSQAHYSNEQISAMHMCFEVDDIDAAVARLKAIGIHPDGKPIFFEEQDGLKNGLGTGVAYFTDPDGTNLELIAPKGPFTRG; this comes from the coding sequence ATGACAGAACCAGATACAGGTTTTTCAATCATAAATCACATTGGTATCACTGTTAGTAATTTAGAAAATTCAATCATATTTTATGAGGCATTAACGGGGAGAAAGATAGCCAATAAAGATGAAATTAGCGGCAAACGGATGGCAGAGACACAAGGCTTGGAAAATACATTAATTAAATTTGCCAATCTTCATTTAGGTAATGTCAACATTGATATTCTAGAATACGTTGAACCAAAACCAAGCCAAGCGCATTATTCAAATGAACAAATCAGTGCCATGCATATGTGTTTTGAAGTTGATGATATCGATGCTGCGGTTGCTCGCTTAAAAGCCATTGGTATCCATCCCGACGGTAAACCCATCTTTTTTGAAGAACAAGATGGATTGAAAAATGGATTGGGTACCGGCGTCGCTTATTTCACTGATCCGGATGGCACAAATCTTGAATTAATTGCACCAAAGGGCCCATTTACTCGCGGATAA
- a CDS encoding winged helix-turn-helix transcriptional regulator: MADKIYNIGVEATMAVIGGKWKPIILCNLRHSALRPSELRRKIPRISQKMLTQQLRELEEADIVDRKSYNQVPPKVEYALSEYGETLGELLDGLCAWGEMHVNTLKVKGEHVVLLNEA; this comes from the coding sequence TTGGCAGACAAAATTTATAATATCGGTGTAGAAGCGACCATGGCAGTGATTGGTGGTAAGTGGAAACCGATTATACTTTGTAATTTACGTCATTCTGCGTTACGACCAAGTGAATTGCGTAGAAAAATCCCACGCATAAGTCAAAAAATGCTGACACAACAACTTCGCGAATTGGAAGAGGCTGACATTGTAGATCGAAAGTCATATAATCAAGTACCTCCGAAAGTAGAATACGCATTAAGTGAATACGGAGAGACACTGGGAGAATTACTTGATGGCTTGTGTGCCTGGGGCGAAATGCATGTGAACACTTTAAAAGTTAAAGGCGAGCATGTTGTTTTGCTAAATGAGGCATGA
- a CDS encoding alpha/beta hydrolase: MLTKYKKIFILAVLVLLIFLIGYAHTNKRVTQSVENVTKSTIVPTFFLHGYGSSYKAEQHMTHYLVEQGDSNTIIRANVSKSGAVKLSGVIDKKAKHPLVEVNYENNKNTNYHQDGQWLKNVIVALQKQYKIKEFNAVGHSMGNMSIVFYLLDHSSDSKLPKLAKQVDIAGHFNGILGMDDQANQMVLNSQGKPQKMNANYKALLKLRTIYPKNQVKVLNIYGDRDDGSHSDGSVSNTSSQSLRYLISDRTKSYKELKITGKDAQHSKLHENKVVDQALNTFLFE, translated from the coding sequence ATGCTGACAAAATATAAGAAAATTTTTATACTAGCAGTACTTGTATTGCTCATTTTTTTAATAGGCTATGCTCATACTAACAAAAGGGTGACTCAATCAGTTGAAAATGTCACTAAAAGTACGATTGTCCCCACGTTTTTTTTGCATGGATATGGTAGCAGCTATAAAGCTGAGCAACATATGACTCACTATTTGGTTGAGCAAGGAGACTCGAATACTATTATTCGGGCCAATGTCTCGAAAAGTGGGGCAGTAAAATTAAGTGGTGTGATTGACAAAAAAGCAAAGCATCCTTTGGTTGAAGTTAACTATGAAAACAATAAAAACACGAATTATCATCAAGATGGGCAATGGCTTAAAAATGTGATTGTTGCTTTGCAAAAGCAGTATAAAATTAAGGAATTTAATGCTGTTGGTCATTCTATGGGCAATATGTCGATTGTCTTTTATTTATTAGATCATTCGAGTGATAGTAAATTACCTAAACTAGCGAAGCAAGTTGATATTGCCGGTCATTTCAATGGCATTTTAGGAATGGATGATCAAGCGAATCAAATGGTACTAAATAGTCAAGGCAAGCCACAAAAAATGAATGCGAATTATAAAGCATTACTGAAATTAAGAACTATTTATCCTAAAAATCAAGTGAAAGTTTTAAATATTTATGGCGATAGAGATGATGGTAGTCATTCTGATGGCTCAGTCAGTAATACGTCCTCACAATCATTACGCTACTTGATTTCTGATCGTACGAAGTCCTATAAAGAGTTAAAAATAACCGGAAAAGATGCACAACACAGCAAGTTACATGAGAACAAGGTAGTTGATCAGGCACTGAACACTTTCCTTTTTGAATAG